A part of Streptomyces sp. NBC_01451 genomic DNA contains:
- a CDS encoding OmpL47-type beta-barrel domain-containing protein: protein MVLGPTSAAGARGAAEPTAAAAESAAAQVLTWTAGDDITKYASVPVTAVAGATTIVFENSAATGNTMGMPHTLTFDVSDPEYNNDVPLNILANPNDDQGGRHTAEVTLAPGRYRYHCTIPGHGQMQGILVVTEGGGADTTAPETSANVTGAQNSQGQYVGSATVAIGASDEGSGVDRVEYAIGSEGAWQPYTTPVVIGQVGSHTVRYRAFDRAGNAAAEKSVTFTVAAPPTDDTAPPETSATVTGARNADGAYLDMATVTVSASDTGSGVNTVEYAVNSGSWQPYGGPVMVHQLGVHSVRYRATDRAGNVSAEKSVAFTVVAQPAEDTTPPVTGVTVEGTRNANGAYVNSAKVTVSATDHGGSGVATAEYSLDGGPYLTYIAPVVVDRAGAHTVTYRASDRAGNTSDARSVSLTVVAGGGVPAPNCPEYDERLTVIVGTVDSGVRNRVTDSRCRIGELIEDEREWTSHALFLKHVRTVLDRLLKDGAVDEREDAAIEEAARASGVGRPGQTGGYRTILDGTAASFAKWQQVGGGSFALNGDGSLTSGTTVAGLGMLWFPERKYGDFSLKLQWRDDAPGTGNANSGVFVRFPWVHGHPEEARPEWAAIKYGHEVQVFDRPDGDMYKTGSVYGFDRVGLAGAGVTQKGTWNDYEIRVVDQHYSVFRNGVLINEFDNTGGQDFTPPRSDDPGTDGRRFASGYIGLQVHGTTDVVSYRDIRIKEL, encoded by the coding sequence ATGGTCCTGGGACCGACGTCGGCGGCAGGGGCGCGCGGCGCCGCCGAACCCACCGCCGCAGCCGCCGAATCGGCCGCCGCACAGGTCCTCACCTGGACGGCGGGCGACGACATCACCAAGTACGCCTCCGTACCGGTCACGGCGGTGGCGGGCGCGACGACGATCGTCTTCGAGAACAGTGCGGCGACCGGCAACACCATGGGAATGCCGCACACGTTGACCTTCGACGTCTCCGACCCGGAGTACAACAACGACGTCCCGCTGAACATCCTCGCCAACCCGAACGACGACCAGGGCGGCCGGCACACCGCAGAGGTGACGCTCGCCCCCGGCCGTTACCGCTACCACTGCACGATCCCGGGCCACGGCCAGATGCAGGGCATCCTCGTGGTGACCGAGGGCGGCGGCGCCGACACGACGGCACCGGAGACCTCGGCGAATGTCACCGGTGCGCAGAACTCGCAGGGCCAGTACGTCGGTTCGGCGACCGTGGCGATCGGCGCGAGCGACGAGGGCTCCGGCGTCGACCGGGTCGAGTACGCGATCGGCTCCGAAGGCGCCTGGCAGCCGTACACCACGCCGGTCGTGATCGGCCAGGTCGGCAGCCACACGGTGCGCTACCGGGCGTTCGACAGGGCGGGCAACGCCGCCGCCGAGAAGAGCGTCACGTTCACGGTGGCCGCGCCGCCGACGGACGACACGGCGCCGCCGGAGACCTCGGCGACGGTGACCGGCGCGCGGAACGCGGACGGGGCGTATCTCGACATGGCGACGGTCACCGTCTCGGCCTCGGACACCGGGTCCGGGGTCAACACGGTCGAGTACGCGGTGAACAGCGGGAGTTGGCAGCCGTACGGCGGGCCGGTGATGGTGCATCAGCTGGGCGTTCACAGCGTCCGCTACCGCGCCACCGACAGGGCGGGGAACGTCTCCGCCGAGAAGAGCGTCGCCTTCACCGTCGTGGCCCAGCCCGCCGAGGACACCACCCCGCCCGTGACCGGGGTGACCGTCGAGGGCACCCGCAATGCGAACGGCGCCTACGTCAACAGTGCCAAGGTGACCGTCAGCGCGACGGACCACGGCGGCTCGGGTGTCGCCACGGCCGAGTACTCGCTCGACGGCGGACCGTACCTGACGTACATCGCTCCGGTGGTCGTCGACCGGGCAGGCGCGCACACCGTGACGTACCGGGCGAGCGACAGGGCGGGCAACACCAGCGACGCACGCTCGGTGAGCCTCACGGTCGTGGCGGGCGGCGGAGTTCCGGCACCCAACTGCCCCGAGTACGACGAGCGGTTGACGGTGATCGTCGGCACGGTCGACTCGGGGGTGCGCAACCGGGTCACCGACAGCCGTTGCCGGATCGGCGAGTTGATCGAGGACGAGCGGGAGTGGACGTCCCACGCCCTGTTCCTCAAGCACGTACGGACCGTTCTCGACCGGCTCCTCAAGGACGGTGCCGTCGACGAACGTGAGGACGCGGCGATCGAGGAGGCGGCCCGCGCGTCCGGTGTCGGCAGGCCGGGACAGACCGGGGGCTACCGCACGATTCTCGACGGTACGGCCGCGTCCTTCGCCAAGTGGCAGCAGGTGGGCGGCGGTTCGTTCGCGTTGAACGGCGACGGCTCGCTCACCAGCGGCACCACGGTGGCGGGCCTGGGCATGCTGTGGTTCCCGGAGCGGAAGTACGGCGACTTCTCGCTGAAGCTCCAGTGGCGGGACGACGCGCCCGGCACGGGCAACGCCAATTCCGGTGTGTTCGTGCGGTTCCCGTGGGTCCACGGTCACCCGGAGGAGGCGCGGCCCGAGTGGGCGGCCATCAAGTACGGGCACGAGGTGCAGGTGTTCGACCGGCCCGACGGCGACATGTACAAGACGGGCTCGGTCTACGGCTTCGACCGGGTGGGGCTCGCCGGGGCCGGCGTCACACAGAAGGGCACCTGGAACGACTACGAGATCCGGGTGGTCGACCAGCACTACTCGGTGTTCCGCAACGGCGTGCTGATCAACGAGTTCGACAACACCGGCGGCCAGGACTTCACCCCGCCGCGCTCGGACGACCCGGGCACGGACGGGCGGCGGTTCGCCTCCGGATACATCGGCCTCCAGGTGCACGGCACGACCGACGTGGTCTCGTACCGGGACATCCGGATCAAGGAACTGTGA
- a CDS encoding cytochrome P450 — protein MNPASTATSPPAAPGALPVAGHLWQILRDPLLFFERRHTGAAARTGVVVVRVGPRPVHLVTRPDLVRQLLADPETFEQGGIYVEGLRTLAGNSVAGCPAADHQVQRPILQPAFQQRRIADYSRTTEACADALARSWRDGQRLEMVQSMHRLAAEVVTRTLFSGPGTVQAGQDIQRLFPHLLAGLHRRMLLPVAWVHRLPLPANIGFASAVSGINRIVDKEIQTYRRGGRDPGDLLSAMMRATDPRTGAALTHAELTEQVVGMLLAAVETTGSVTAWLLHNLAVHPEVEEAVLGELSIAVGDRPLRAEDLPNLPLFKRVFAEVLRLHPPFWLLSRVTTRPVELGGHRIPGGADIAFSLHCLHRAPQAFPFPHRFDPDRWLPDRVTDAQREAHLPFGAGTRQCIGEVYGRTAIPLVVATLLRHWRLRHATGREVTPLVRGTMRPSPLSMTVTRRTAAFAP, from the coding sequence ATGAATCCGGCCTCGACGGCCACCAGTCCGCCGGCCGCCCCCGGCGCCCTCCCGGTGGCCGGGCATCTGTGGCAGATCCTGCGCGACCCGCTGCTCTTCTTCGAACGCCGGCACACGGGCGCCGCGGCCCGTACCGGAGTCGTGGTCGTGCGCGTCGGACCGAGGCCCGTCCACCTCGTGACCCGCCCGGATCTCGTACGGCAACTGCTGGCGGACCCGGAGACCTTCGAACAGGGCGGCATCTATGTCGAGGGCCTGCGGACACTCGCCGGCAACAGCGTCGCCGGCTGCCCCGCCGCCGACCACCAGGTGCAGCGGCCGATCCTCCAACCCGCCTTCCAGCAGCGGCGGATCGCCGACTACTCCCGGACGACCGAGGCGTGCGCGGACGCGTTGGCGCGGTCCTGGCGCGACGGACAGCGGCTGGAGATGGTGCAGAGCATGCACCGGCTGGCCGCCGAGGTCGTCACCCGCACCCTGTTCTCCGGCCCTGGCACCGTGCAGGCCGGGCAGGACATCCAGCGGCTGTTCCCGCATCTGCTCGCCGGGCTGCACCGCAGGATGCTGCTCCCCGTCGCCTGGGTGCACCGGCTGCCGCTGCCCGCCAACATCGGCTTCGCCTCGGCCGTCAGCGGCATCAACCGGATTGTCGACAAGGAGATCCAGACGTACCGCCGCGGCGGGCGCGACCCGGGAGACCTGCTCTCCGCGATGATGCGTGCCACGGACCCGCGCACCGGTGCCGCCCTCACCCACGCCGAACTGACGGAACAGGTCGTCGGCATGCTGTTGGCCGCCGTCGAGACCACGGGGAGTGTGACGGCCTGGTTGCTGCACAACCTCGCCGTCCACCCCGAGGTGGAGGAGGCCGTGCTCGGTGAGCTGAGTATCGCGGTCGGCGACCGGCCCCTGCGCGCCGAAGACCTCCCCAACCTCCCGCTGTTCAAGCGGGTGTTCGCCGAAGTACTGCGCCTCCACCCGCCCTTCTGGCTGCTCAGCCGCGTCACCACCCGCCCCGTCGAACTCGGCGGCCACCGGATTCCCGGCGGCGCCGACATCGCCTTCAGCCTGCACTGCCTGCACCGGGCCCCGCAGGCATTCCCCTTCCCGCACCGCTTCGACCCCGACCGCTGGCTCCCCGACCGGGTCACCGACGCCCAGCGGGAGGCGCACCTCCCGTTCGGCGCCGGCACCCGGCAGTGCATCGGCGAGGTGTACGGCCGTACGGCGATACCTCTCGTCGTCGCGACCCTGCTGCGGCACTGGCGGCTCCGGCACGCCACCGGACGGGAGGTGACCCCGCTGGTCAGGGGGACCATGAGGCCCAGCCCCCTGAGCATGACGGTGACGCGCCGGACCGCCGCCTTCGCTCCCTAG
- a CDS encoding ThuA domain-containing protein has translation MRSRELSARSRGGGGSGRRRAWAATVAASAVTAGLLSGPAASAEPAPDPSATTMSVKSPPGGSGVRVLVFHGSAAAGDESPVVDAGIEAIERIGLSGPAEQRFEVEATDDAAVFTDGPRLGTFNAIVFLTGGGDVLDPEQEAGLETYMEAGGGFVGIHDAARAEPYSDWFTGLVGARPSATGPTAVQRATVEVGDRRHPATKDLPVQWKRPDQWLNWVKNPSGDVHTVARVRESTYTPGASANGWDHPVSWCRDYDGGRSFYTGMGGTVSSYDETDFRTHLRGALLWTTRLAQADCKATINAGYKAERLTQPNQPGRSDQIGEPHGLVTAPDGRVFYIGRGGADSSQPVVTDWNNPAVGKGRGQIHVYDPRTRKVTLAGELTVFGNKGGGDELTKVEEGLLGIELDPSFERNGWVYLHYTPHARINRDTRTAERYVSRFTLDPATDRLDLNSEKVLLKWPVQIHSCCHSGGGMAWDSKGNLYIATGDNNSSQFSDGYSGNNPQPAYKGVSFADARRTAGNTNNLNGKILRIHPESDGTYTLPAGNLFTGRETDEGGGKTRGEIYVMGVRNPARISVDKATDTLYAGWVGPDASAPSTTWGPAKYDTFAAITRAGNRGWPYCMGNKQPYRDRNLPDPSKPLGWYDCDHPKNESPNNDGLVDLPPVTGNNIWYSPQGGGPDFPRDANGVPSYKQAESTYLLPWLKGGGQAAMNGPVYRYDAASASTTKWPAYWDGKWFVGDFYDADQPRNAVLTDPKNQGDGGLPVHSESLKKIVPIGNDGIKNLMDWKFGPDGSLYVLDYGRGFFTSDAKSALWRITYTGGGPTPAVGDLVRGAE, from the coding sequence ATGCGTTCGAGGGAGTTGAGCGCAAGAAGCAGAGGCGGCGGCGGAAGCGGACGGAGACGGGCCTGGGCGGCCACCGTGGCCGCGTCGGCCGTCACCGCCGGACTGCTGTCGGGACCGGCCGCGAGCGCGGAACCGGCTCCCGATCCATCCGCGACAACGATGTCCGTCAAGTCGCCGCCCGGTGGCAGTGGAGTACGCGTCCTGGTCTTCCACGGTTCGGCGGCGGCCGGGGACGAGTCGCCGGTCGTCGACGCCGGTATCGAGGCGATCGAGCGGATCGGGCTGTCCGGTCCGGCGGAACAGCGCTTCGAGGTCGAGGCGACGGACGACGCCGCCGTGTTCACGGACGGGCCCCGGCTCGGGACCTTCAACGCGATCGTCTTCCTGACCGGGGGCGGCGACGTCCTCGACCCGGAGCAGGAGGCCGGGCTGGAGACCTACATGGAGGCCGGCGGCGGCTTCGTCGGCATCCATGACGCGGCCCGGGCGGAACCGTACTCCGACTGGTTCACCGGCCTGGTGGGCGCCCGCCCCTCGGCCACCGGCCCGACAGCCGTACAGCGCGCGACCGTCGAGGTCGGTGACCGGCGGCATCCGGCCACGAAGGACCTGCCGGTGCAGTGGAAGCGGCCTGACCAGTGGCTGAACTGGGTGAAGAACCCCTCCGGCGACGTGCACACCGTGGCCCGGGTTCGCGAGTCGACGTACACACCCGGTGCGAGCGCCAACGGCTGGGACCATCCGGTGAGTTGGTGTCGTGACTACGACGGCGGACGCTCCTTCTACACCGGCATGGGCGGCACCGTGTCGTCGTACGACGAGACGGACTTCCGCACCCATCTGCGCGGGGCGCTGCTGTGGACGACCCGGCTGGCACAGGCCGACTGCAAGGCCACCATCAACGCCGGTTACAAGGCGGAGCGCCTGACACAGCCCAACCAGCCCGGGCGGAGCGACCAGATCGGTGAGCCGCACGGGCTGGTGACCGCGCCCGACGGGCGGGTGTTCTACATCGGCCGGGGCGGTGCCGACTCCTCCCAGCCGGTGGTGACCGACTGGAACAATCCGGCCGTCGGCAAGGGCAGGGGCCAGATCCACGTCTACGACCCGAGGACCAGGAAGGTCACTCTGGCGGGCGAGTTGACCGTCTTCGGCAACAAGGGCGGCGGGGACGAGCTGACCAAGGTCGAGGAGGGGCTGCTCGGTATCGAGCTCGATCCGTCCTTCGAGCGAAACGGCTGGGTGTATCTCCACTACACGCCCCACGCGCGGATCAACCGCGACACCAGGACGGCCGAACGCTACGTCTCCCGCTTCACGCTCGACCCCGCCACCGACCGGCTCGACCTGAACAGCGAGAAGGTGCTGCTCAAGTGGCCGGTCCAGATCCACAGTTGCTGTCACTCGGGCGGCGGGATGGCCTGGGACTCCAAGGGCAACCTGTACATCGCCACCGGCGACAACAACTCCAGTCAGTTCAGCGACGGTTACTCGGGCAACAACCCCCAACCCGCCTACAAGGGCGTGTCGTTCGCCGACGCCCGGCGCACCGCGGGCAACACCAACAACCTCAACGGCAAGATCCTGCGCATCCATCCGGAGTCCGACGGCACGTACACGCTCCCCGCGGGCAACCTCTTCACGGGCCGGGAGACCGACGAGGGCGGCGGAAAGACGCGCGGCGAGATCTATGTGATGGGGGTCAGGAACCCGGCCCGCATCTCCGTCGACAAGGCGACGGACACTCTGTACGCGGGCTGGGTCGGACCGGACGCGAGCGCGCCCTCGACGACGTGGGGGCCTGCGAAGTACGACACGTTCGCAGCCATCACCCGTGCGGGCAACCGGGGTTGGCCGTACTGCATGGGCAACAAGCAGCCCTACCGGGACCGCAATCTGCCCGATCCGTCGAAGCCGCTGGGCTGGTACGACTGCGACCACCCGAAGAACGAGTCGCCGAACAACGACGGCCTGGTCGACCTGCCGCCCGTCACCGGCAACAACATCTGGTACTCGCCCCAGGGCGGCGGCCCCGACTTCCCGCGCGACGCGAACGGCGTCCCGTCCTACAAGCAGGCGGAGAGCACATATCTGCTGCCGTGGCTCAAGGGCGGCGGCCAGGCCGCGATGAACGGTCCGGTGTACCGCTACGACGCGGCGAGCGCGAGCACCACCAAGTGGCCGGCCTACTGGGACGGCAAGTGGTTCGTGGGCGACTTCTACGACGCCGACCAGCCGCGCAACGCGGTACTGACCGACCCGAAGAACCAGGGCGACGGCGGACTGCCCGTCCACTCCGAGTCGTTGAAGAAGATCGTGCCGATCGGGAACGACGGCATCAAGAACCTCATGGACTGGAAGTTCGGTCCCGACGGCTCGCTCTACGTCCTCGACTACGGCCGGGGCTTCTTCACCTCGGACGCCAAGTCGGCGCTGTGGCGGATCACTTACACCGGCGGCGGCCCGACGCCCGCGGTCGGCGACCTCGTGAGGGGAGCGGAGTAG
- a CDS encoding multicopper oxidase domain-containing protein: MDRRDFNRRVLLGGAAVATSLSVAPEAGGATAATAALAKTAPAGGEVRHLQLYAERLADGRMGYGLTKGTASVPGPLIELNEGDTAHITLENTTDVAVSLHVHGLDYEISSDGTKLSRSDVEPGGTRTYTWRTHAPGRRADGTWRAGSAGYWHYHDHVVGTEHGTGGIRKGLYGPVIVRRKGDVLPDTTYTIVFNDMTINNRPGHQSPDFEATVGDRVEFVMITHGEYYHTFHMHGHRWADNRTGLLTGPDDPSQVVDNKIVGPADSFGFQVIAGEGVGAGAWMYHCHVQSHSDMGMAGLFLVRRTDGTIPGHEPHGTAVTAGRAGEPQLSHEH; encoded by the coding sequence ATGGACAGGCGTGACTTCAACCGGCGGGTGCTGCTGGGCGGCGCGGCCGTCGCGACATCGTTGTCGGTGGCCCCGGAGGCCGGCGGCGCGACCGCCGCGACCGCCGCACTCGCGAAGACGGCCCCCGCCGGCGGCGAGGTACGACACCTTCAGCTGTACGCCGAGCGGCTCGCCGACGGGCGGATGGGTTACGGCCTCACGAAGGGCACGGCGTCGGTTCCCGGCCCGCTGATCGAACTGAACGAGGGCGACACGGCGCACATCACCCTGGAGAACACGACGGACGTGGCCGTGAGCCTGCACGTCCACGGCCTCGACTACGAGATCTCCAGCGACGGCACGAAACTGAGCCGCAGTGACGTCGAACCCGGCGGCACCCGCACCTACACCTGGCGCACACACGCCCCGGGCCGCCGCGCCGACGGCACCTGGCGGGCGGGCAGCGCGGGCTACTGGCACTACCACGACCATGTCGTCGGCACCGAACACGGCACCGGCGGCATCCGCAAGGGCCTCTACGGCCCGGTGATCGTGAGGCGCAAGGGAGACGTCCTCCCGGACACCACGTACACGATCGTCTTCAACGACATGACGATCAACAACCGGCCCGGCCATCAGAGCCCCGACTTCGAGGCCACGGTGGGGGACCGCGTCGAGTTCGTGATGATCACGCACGGCGAGTACTACCACACCTTCCATATGCACGGTCATCGCTGGGCGGACAACCGCACCGGCCTGCTCACCGGCCCCGACGACCCCAGTCAGGTCGTCGACAACAAGATCGTGGGCCCGGCGGACTCCTTCGGTTTCCAGGTGATCGCGGGGGAGGGGGTCGGGGCGGGCGCATGGATGTACCACTGCCATGTCCAGAGCCACTCGGACATGGGAATGGCGGGCCTGTTCCTGGTACGGAGAACGGACGGGACGATTCCCGGACACGAGCCGCACGGTACCGCGGTCACCGCGGGGCGGGCGGGAGAGCCGCAGTTGTCGCACGAGCACTGA
- a CDS encoding DUF3048 domain-containing protein gives MARTARTLRRGTATAALVAATVTASLMAGCTTDGRPSDDGRGQTHSRSQEPDQRESPDPESAGPVLAVKIDNVRAARPQTGLDAADIVYAEQVEGGLSRLMAVYATRLPQAVGPVRSARESDLELLRQFDEPTLAFSGAQSKLLPLIDRAPLTAVPPESAASGAYYRSADKAAPHNLYLRPRRLIGTAPGADALTTGFRYGAPPEGGTPAKSRTVRFPSARFTFTWSADRHGWLVSMDGTPTAATDGRQVAATTVVVQYVKVRGSRFHDVLGNNSPYTRSVGSGRAQVLRDGRAFDVEWRRGSAAEGTDFTAADGTPVNFAKGQVWVVFAKA, from the coding sequence ATGGCGCGAACGGCACGGACGCTGCGGCGCGGAACAGCTACGGCGGCGCTGGTGGCCGCCACCGTGACGGCCTCCCTGATGGCCGGCTGCACGACGGACGGCCGCCCCTCCGACGACGGGCGCGGACAGACCCACAGCCGCAGCCAGGAGCCCGACCAGCGCGAATCACCGGATCCGGAGAGCGCCGGCCCGGTCCTCGCCGTGAAGATCGACAACGTCCGCGCGGCCCGCCCCCAGACGGGCCTGGACGCGGCGGACATCGTGTACGCCGAGCAGGTCGAGGGCGGTCTGAGCCGGCTGATGGCGGTGTACGCGACCCGGCTGCCGCAGGCTGTCGGGCCGGTGCGCAGCGCACGTGAGTCCGACCTGGAACTGCTGCGCCAGTTCGACGAGCCGACGCTCGCCTTCTCCGGGGCCCAGAGCAAGCTGCTGCCGCTGATCGACCGGGCACCGCTGACCGCCGTACCCCCGGAGTCGGCGGCCTCCGGCGCCTACTACCGGAGCGCGGACAAGGCGGCGCCGCACAACCTGTACCTGCGGCCGCGGCGGCTGATCGGCACCGCGCCGGGAGCGGACGCGCTGACGACCGGCTTCCGTTACGGTGCCCCTCCCGAGGGCGGAACCCCCGCGAAGTCGCGCACCGTCCGCTTCCCGTCGGCGCGCTTCACGTTCACCTGGTCCGCGGACCGGCACGGCTGGCTGGTGTCGATGGACGGCACCCCGACCGCCGCGACCGACGGCAGGCAGGTCGCGGCCACGACGGTCGTCGTGCAGTACGTGAAGGTGCGCGGGTCACGGTTCCACGACGTCCTCGGCAACAACTCGCCGTACACCCGGTCCGTGGGCTCGGGCCGGGCCCAAGTGCTGCGCGACGGGCGGGCGTTCGACGTGGAGTGGCGGCGCGGGTCGGCCGCGGAGGGGACGGACTTCACGGCGGCCGACGGTACGCCGGTGAACTTCGCCAAGGGGCAGGTGTGGGTGGTGTTCGCGAAGGCGTGA
- the ligD gene encoding non-homologous end-joining DNA ligase, with protein MGEAVELEAFGRTVRLSSPGKVFFPERGFTKLDLARYYLAVGPGILRALRDRPTTLERYPDGVSGENFFQKRAPKNMPDWIPTAHITFPSGRSADEMCPTEVAAVLWAAQFGTLTFHPWPVRRADVDHPDELRIDLDPQPGTDYGDAVRAAHELRTVLDEFGGLRGWPKTSGGRGLHVFVPIEPRWTFTQVRRAAIAVGRELERRMPEQVTTKWWKEERGERIFVDYNQTARDRTIASAYSVRPHPHAPVSAPLKWEEVEDAWPRDFDLATMPGRFARLGDVHADMDDHAFSLDALLELAGRDEREHGLGDLPYPPEYPKMPGEPKRVQPSRARKD; from the coding sequence ATGGGCGAAGCGGTGGAGCTGGAGGCGTTCGGCCGGACAGTACGGCTGTCCAGCCCGGGCAAGGTGTTCTTCCCGGAGCGGGGGTTCACCAAGCTCGACCTCGCCCGGTACTACCTCGCTGTCGGCCCCGGCATCCTGCGGGCGCTGCGTGACCGGCCGACCACTCTGGAGCGGTATCCGGACGGGGTGAGCGGCGAGAACTTCTTCCAGAAGCGGGCGCCCAAGAACATGCCCGACTGGATTCCGACCGCCCACATCACCTTTCCCAGCGGTCGCAGCGCCGACGAGATGTGCCCGACCGAGGTGGCCGCCGTGCTGTGGGCCGCACAGTTCGGCACCCTCACCTTCCACCCCTGGCCGGTACGCCGCGCCGACGTCGACCACCCCGACGAACTGCGCATCGACCTCGACCCGCAGCCCGGTACGGACTACGGCGACGCGGTGCGCGCGGCGCACGAACTGCGCACCGTGCTCGACGAGTTCGGCGGTCTGCGCGGCTGGCCCAAGACCTCCGGCGGCCGAGGGCTGCATGTCTTCGTACCGATCGAACCCAGGTGGACGTTCACGCAGGTGCGGCGGGCGGCGATCGCCGTCGGGCGGGAACTGGAGCGGCGGATGCCGGAGCAGGTGACCACCAAGTGGTGGAAGGAGGAACGCGGGGAGCGGATCTTCGTCGACTACAACCAGACCGCACGGGACCGCACCATCGCGTCCGCCTACTCCGTACGGCCCCACCCGCACGCTCCCGTCTCGGCGCCGCTGAAGTGGGAGGAGGTCGAGGACGCGTGGCCCCGCGACTTCGACCTCGCGACCATGCCCGGCCGGTTCGCCCGACTCGGCGACGTCCACGCGGACATGGACGACCACGCCTTCTCCCTCGACGCCCTGCTCGAACTCGCCGGCCGCGACGAACGCGAGCACGGACTCGGTGACCTGCCGTATCCCCCGGAGTACCCGAAGATGCCGGGCGAACCCAAGCGCGTACAGCCAAGTCGGGCCCGCAAGGACTGA
- a CDS encoding IclR family transcriptional regulator gives MAAGAAGAGAGGEPEPAGMRTVQRAIDVLGLFDEVRPALSLREIVTASGLPKTTVLRLLQTLRLNGLLWVDEHGRYLAGPALLRWSRLAEQAWRLPAEAQALLRDLAAEHKETVHLYVRRDIHRVCIAQEEGPQALRQVVRVGDELPLWAGGVAKALLLDAPDGLLLRVAEASPYGAAHLATLRTWIGEARDHGYAVSHGEREEGLSAVAVPVRGRSGAVLAALSFGGPSTRFTPERVTRFAAALRGAAGKLARAGLPFEA, from the coding sequence ATGGCAGCCGGAGCAGCCGGGGCAGGGGCCGGAGGCGAGCCCGAACCCGCGGGGATGCGTACCGTCCAGCGGGCCATCGACGTCCTCGGACTCTTCGACGAGGTCCGGCCCGCGCTGTCCCTCCGTGAGATCGTCACCGCCTCCGGGCTGCCGAAGACCACCGTGCTGCGACTGCTCCAGACCCTGCGGCTCAACGGACTGCTCTGGGTCGACGAGCACGGCCGTTACCTCGCCGGCCCCGCGCTGCTGCGCTGGTCCCGGCTCGCCGAACAGGCCTGGCGCCTTCCGGCCGAGGCACAGGCGCTGCTGCGCGACCTCGCCGCCGAGCACAAGGAGACGGTGCACCTGTATGTGCGCCGGGACATCCACCGCGTCTGCATCGCCCAGGAAGAGGGCCCGCAGGCACTGCGCCAGGTCGTGCGGGTCGGCGACGAGCTCCCGCTGTGGGCGGGCGGCGTCGCCAAGGCGCTGCTGCTGGACGCCCCGGACGGGCTGCTGCTCAGGGTCGCGGAGGCCTCCCCGTACGGGGCCGCACATCTGGCCACCCTGCGGACCTGGATCGGCGAGGCCCGCGACCACGGCTACGCCGTGAGCCACGGCGAGCGCGAGGAGGGGCTGTCGGCGGTGGCGGTGCCGGTCCGGGGGAGGAGCGGGGCCGTGCTGGCCGCGCTGTCCTTTGGCGGTCCGAGTACGCGGTTCACGCCGGAGCGGGTGACACGGTTCGCGGCGGCGCTGCGCGGGGCGGCGGGGAAACTGGCCCGGGCGGGGCTGCCGTTCGAGGCGTAG
- a CDS encoding ATP-dependent DNA ligase produces the protein MDLPVMPPVKPMLAKSVARIPPDMQYEAKWDGFRAIVFRDGAEVEVGSRTGKSLTRYFPELVAALRERLPERCVVDGEIVIALGGRLDFDALTERIHPAESRVRTLAERNPASFVAFDLLALGDESLLDVPLADRRALLTTALSGAAPPVHVAPATTDIEVAQRWFEQYEGAGLDGVVAKPLTLRYRPDERVMFKVKHERTADVVVAGYRLHKSGPIVGSLLLGLYDARGTLQHVGVSAAFPMRRRAELVEELEPLRLADVGGHPWAAWADEAAHEAARLPGAPSRWSAKKDLSWVPLRPELVAEVAYDHMENGARFRHTARFRRWRPDRTADSCTYDQLDEPVGYDLAQILGPQG, from the coding sequence ATGGATCTACCGGTCATGCCCCCCGTGAAGCCCATGCTCGCCAAGTCCGTGGCCAGGATCCCCCCGGACATGCAGTACGAGGCCAAGTGGGACGGTTTCCGCGCGATCGTGTTCCGCGACGGCGCCGAAGTCGAAGTCGGCAGCCGCACCGGCAAGTCGTTGACCAGGTATTTTCCCGAGCTGGTGGCGGCACTGCGGGAGCGGCTTCCCGAGCGTTGCGTGGTGGACGGTGAGATCGTGATCGCCCTCGGCGGGCGCCTCGACTTCGACGCGCTGACCGAGCGCATCCACCCCGCGGAGTCCCGGGTGCGGACGCTGGCCGAGCGGAACCCGGCCTCGTTCGTCGCGTTCGACCTGCTGGCGCTGGGCGACGAGTCGCTCCTCGACGTCCCCCTGGCCGACCGGCGCGCGCTGCTCACCACGGCGCTGTCCGGTGCGGCCCCGCCGGTCCACGTGGCGCCGGCGACCACCGACATCGAGGTGGCGCAGCGGTGGTTCGAGCAGTACGAGGGGGCGGGCCTCGACGGTGTCGTCGCCAAGCCGCTCACCCTGCGTTACCGGCCGGACGAACGGGTGATGTTCAAGGTCAAGCACGAGCGGACGGCGGATGTGGTGGTCGCCGGGTACCGGCTGCACAAGAGCGGACCGATCGTGGGCTCGCTGCTGCTCGGGCTGTACGACGCCCGGGGCACCCTTCAGCACGTCGGGGTGAGCGCCGCGTTTCCGATGAGGCGGCGGGCCGAACTCGTCGAGGAGCTGGAGCCGCTGCGGCTGGCGGACGTGGGCGGGCACCCGTGGGCCGCCTGGGCGGACGAGGCGGCCCACGAGGCGGCGCGGCTGCCGGGGGCACCCAGCCGCTGGTCGGCGAAGAAGGACCTCTCATGGGTTCCGCTGCGGCCCGAACTGGTGGCCGAGGTGGCGTACGACCACATGGAGAACGGGGCGCGCTTCCGGCACACCGCCCGTTTCCGGCGCTGGCGCCCGGACCGTACGGCCGACAGCTGCACGTACGACCAGCTGGACGAGCCGGTGGGGTACGACCTCGCGCAGATTCTCGGCCCGCAGGGCTGA